The Scyliorhinus canicula chromosome 5, sScyCan1.1, whole genome shotgun sequence genome window below encodes:
- the nrn1a gene encoding neuritin — translation MGHTLNGVYLALSLAVQLAYLFHTVRAAGKCDAVFKGFSDCLLKLGDNVANYQQDMDDKQNVKTICSYWNDFHACATTAIADCQEGATDVWEKLKEDSKSLDFEGSLFDLCERNNSAEAMAPRCFTLAVLTLSALLTWILI, via the exons ATGGGACATACGTTGAACGGAGTGTACCTTGCACTTTCTCTCGCTGTCCAACTCG cttatctgttcCATACTGTGCGGGCGGCCGGCAAGTGCGATGCAGTGTTTAAAGGCTTCTCCGATTGTTTGCTCAAGCTAGGGGACAACGTGGCGAACTACCAGCAAGACATGGACGACAAGCAGAACGTGAAGACCATCTGCTC ataCTGGAatgatttccacgcatgcgccacGACTGCCATCGCAGACTGTCAGGAAGGAGCGACGGATGTTTGGGAAAAGCTGAAAGAAGATTCCAAAAGCCTGGATTTCGAAGGCAGTTTGTTTGACCTGTGCGAACGGAATAATTCTGCAGAGGCGATGGCGCCCCGCTGCTTCACCTTGGCTGTGTTAACATTGTCCGCTTTACTGACCTGGATTCTAATCTAG